A single window of Aspergillus oryzae RIB40 DNA, chromosome 8 DNA harbors:
- a CDS encoding uncharacterized protein (predicted protein) — protein MVAKDPTTLYIRYVQAQMLKHNNKSYTLPKKYVEEGRVLDDQHEKHLQSVIDAQISRILEESNDKILDASEISKEPENLKGNLQLLVDGFQYRAQEKGDEAHRALEKLQECATTHDMELEYDQKITESGTEGVLPKDKPGDKPGDKPGDKPGDKPGDELEDESEDESEDESGTKINYLFDNGSAKGLWRRNGYSCPKKGRFRLLWQETTARESNSKYAVDGRQCNFGVEKYNEEKRVFYREIVSAAKVADLLEIWKTGNSSKKKMILTVGTQRKVYSTKTSGRVTVFHWCAYMEGAQRDQNKARRTPVLKCCVEFEKEDGPQIVPLSNLEKLEDVSTLNKIFIWTCKTDGLPLPSKWTPKEWKEKNRAYYDMGDDRERLRGAPVMWRDVKEEIYEEEGIAKSVPNGRSVMGGEGEPIYNQHIMQTVVGMLDKERVRTDARFRQIEGNVQGVTNTLNEHGEYLQLILGLLKGKTTTKDAGAKPKEEEEEEEEEEEEEEEE, from the exons ATGGTGGCCAAAGACCCCACTACTTTATACATCAGATATGTGCAGGCTCAGATGCTCAAACATAATAATAAATCATATACCTTACCTAAAAAATACGTTGAAGAGGGAAGAGTGCTCGATGATCAGCATGAAAAGCATTTACAAAGCGTAATCGACGCACAGATAAGTCGTATCTTGGAAGAATCAAACGATAAAATCCTCGATGCATCAGAGATTTCAAAAGAACCGGAGAATTTGAAGGGTAACCTACAGCTTCTGGTTGACGGTTTCCAATATCGAGCCCAGGAAAAAGGGGATGAGGCTCATAGAGCATTAGAAA AGCTGCAAGAGTGCGCGACTACCCATGATATGGAGCTCGAGTATGATCAAAAGATCACCGAATCAGGTACCGAAGGAGTCTTGCCAAAAGACAAGCCCGGAGACAAGCCCGGAGACAAGCCCGGAGACAAGCCCGGAGACAAGCCCGGAGATGAACTCGAAGACGAATCCGAAGACGAATCCGAAGACGAGTCAGGTACCAAAATTAACTACCTCTTCGATAATGGGTCAGCCAAAGGCCTTTGGAGACGCAATGGCTATAGCTGTCCCAAAAAGGGTCGGTTCCGGTTATTGTGGCAAGAAACAACAGCGCGTGAGTCTAACAGCAAGTACGCGGTCGATGGCCGTCAATGTAACTTTGGCGTAGAAAAGTACAatgaggagaaaagggtCTTTTACCGGGAGATTGTCTCCGCAGCAAAGGTAGCAGACTTATTGGAAATATGGAAAACAGGCAACTccagcaaaaagaaaatgatattAACGGTTGGAACTCAGCGGAAGGTCTACTCAACAAAAACCTCCGGACGAGTGACTGTGTTCCACTGGTGTGCATATATGGAAGGTGCACAAAGAGACCAGAATAAGGCCAGGCGCACTCCTGTGCTTAAATGCTGCGTTgagtttgagaaggaagacggGCCGCAAATCGTCCCTCTCTCTAATTTGGAGAAGCTAGAAGACGTTTCAACCTTGAACAAGATATTTATATGGACGTGTAAAACAGATGGATTGCCATTGCCTTCCAAGTGGACTCCGAaagaatggaaggaaaagaaccgTGCATATTATGATATGGGCGACGATAGGGAGAGACTCAGAGGCGCCCCAGTTATGTGGAGAGATGTTAAAGAGGAAATatatgaagaagaaggtatcGCAAAAAGTGTACCAAATGGGCGTTCTGTAatgggtggagaaggtgagcCTATTTACAATCAGCATATAATGCAAACCGTGGTGGGCATGTTAGATAAAGAAAGGGTACGAACAGACGCTCGCTTTCGACAGATTGAGGGTAATGTCCAAGGTGTGACGAATACCCTCAATGAGCATGGGGAATATTTGCAGCTAATTCTCGGTTTATTGAAAGGCAAGACCACCACGAAAGATGCAGGTGCTAAgcccaaggaggaggaggaagaggaggaggaggaggaggaggaggaggaggaggagtaa
- a CDS encoding uncharacterized protein (predicted protein), protein MDFLSRQKGLCLKRLHAPKALLSNVGLCNDYLTVLRRGESLAQYLGERLFINYMEERLNNLLNSPDHPISIHDSEGRTKHVRWAYLLRHLEPDQFEEEGGVPRAMANIGRCAKGTGYY, encoded by the exons ATGGACTTCCTGAGCCGCCAAAAGGGACTCTGCTTGAAACGGCTTCATGCACCAAAGGCTTTGCTATCAAATGTTGGGCTTTGCAATGACTATCTCACCGTActgagaagaggagagagccTTGCACAGTATTTGGGAGAGAGGCTATTTATCAACTACATGGAAGAGAGACTCAACAATCTTCTCAACTCTCCAGATCATCCCATTTCCATCCATGACAGTGAAGGACGGACCAAGCATGTGAGGTGGGCCTACCTCTTACGCCACCTGGAACCTGAtcagtttgaagaagaaggtggtg TTCCTCGAGCCATGGCCAATATTGGAAGATGTGCAAAAGGAACTGGATACTACTGA
- a CDS encoding uncharacterized protein (predicted protein): MVMSIVTSDMPRLPGISVKADLGVTDSEAHWIIAFVAYDARNELDDCIYATFTEDILNWTRKHPKLILKTIEFEVIASCHSIEDVKPRLWYPGHTCCSASWA, encoded by the exons ATGGTTATGTCCATAGTAACGTCCGATATGCCTCGCTTACCCGGTATTTCCGTCAAGGCTGACCTTGGGGTAACCGACAGCGAAGCACATTGGATCATTGCCTTCGTCGCATACGATGCCCGTAACGAACTTGATGATTGTATTTATGCGACCTTCACAGAAGATATATTGAATTGGACCCGGAAACACCCAAAGCTTATCCTAAAAACCATTGAATTTGAAGTCATTGCTTCTTGTCATAGTATCGAAGATGTGAAACCTCGTCTCTGGTATCCAGGACACACATGTTGTTCCGCTTCATGGGC ATAG